A window from Gallus gallus isolate bGalGal1 chromosome 5, bGalGal1.mat.broiler.GRCg7b, whole genome shotgun sequence encodes these proteins:
- the FBXO34 gene encoding F-box only protein 34 isoform X2 — protein sequence MASDTEVCVKQRVSGMHLKPYLKLQRKERSPEVSQDSLRGPPMSQRSTQDKYANNCTKLSVFPTPPLVTPSRKLLGIIYPNTMCNMNGKGPADGLSAREKKNVLSATIHQGEEGEGPLDVWAVVKPGNTKEKIAFFAAQQCSGNNRLGSMKLKSTWDIDGRTVKRRKKTVDLKKAKIQLERMREANARCSQPEPFVCGIEHCSVHYVNDSGEGVFPGRSLSVIEMVAFLEQRASALLVDCAKTCTSASTARLSAPSKGALPSSDPFSAAGPCEVHERGTCGSSEQQQSEPVRVLDMVAKLESECLRRQSERDGGSLSRNNSFRRNVGRVLLASSTQPGAEPGRASAGSVGRGEELGAAGAGCGARCGDAGLWDGAASAPQPFPPGLEAHVGNAGSGLAHAVLAIAAGRGDAERRVEPPRALPALCPAVAGVPVDSLPSKSATADCTSKEAVILSKQSLHPARKEPLCISISVTKTEKGCRKEKLPPSSSSEDPLPGRLFFLQAEQNATHAPQPLRECTQEKPGEGVQNEDEDALESDKSCVRTNVSPEPSALSVPPPEGALQALDASCLKRQVSHDFLETRFKIQQLLEPQQYMAFLPHHIIVKIFGLLPTRSLVALKCTCYYFKFIIEYYNIRPADSRWVRDPRYREDPCKQCKKKYVKGDVSLCRWHPKPYCQALPYGPGYWMCCHRSQKGIPGCKLGLHDNHWVPACHSFNRALHKKTRGAGAEGEEEY from the coding sequence gGTTTCTGGTATGCACTTAAAGCCATATCTCAAGTTACAGAGGAAAGAGCGATCTCCGGAAGTAAGCCAGGACTCTCTGAGAGGCCCACCTATGAGCCAGAGGTCAACACAAGACAAATACGCCAACAACTGCACCAAACTGAGCGTTTTCCCAACACCCCCCCTCGTGACTCCATCTCGAAAGCTCCTGGGAATTATTTATCCAAATACTATGTGCAATATGAATGGGAAAGGTCCGGCAGATGGTCTGAGTGCCAGGGAGAAGAAGAACGTCCTGTCGGCCACGATCCATCAGGGAGAAGAAGGGGAAGGGCCTCTGGATGTGTGGGCTGTGGTGAAGCCTGGCAATACGAAGGAGAAGATCGCTTTCtttgcagcccagcagtgcagcGGCAACAACCGGCTGGGCTCCATGAAGCTCAAAAGCACGTGGGACATCGATGGGAGAACAGTGAAACGACGGAAAAAAACGGTAGATCTGAAAAAAGCCAAGATCCAGTTGGAAAGAATGAGGGAGGCGAACGCTAGGTGCTCCCAGCCGGAGCCTTTCGTGTGCGGCATCGAGCACTGCTCCGTGCATTACGTCAATGACAGTGGTGAGGGGGTGTTCCCGGGCCGGTCCCTCTCCGTGATAGAGATGGTTGCGTTTCTGGAGCAGCGAGCAAGTGCTTTACTGGTAGACTGTGCTAAAACTTGCACGTCCGCCTCCACCGCGAGGCTGAGCGCTCCGTCTAAAGGTGCTCTTCCCAGCTCTGACCCTTTCTCCGCTGCCGGGCCGTGTGAGGTGCATGAAAGGGGAACCTgtggcagcagtgagcagcagcagagtgagCCGGTGCGCGTCCTGGACATGGTGGCCAAGCTGGAGTCGGAGTGCCTGCGGCGGCAGAGCGAGCGGGATGGAGGCAGCCTCTCACGCAACAACAGCTTCCGCAGGAACGTGGGGCGGGTGCTTCTGGCCAGCAGCACGCAGCCtggtgctgagcctggcagagCCTCTGCGGGCAGCGTGGGCCGGGGTGAGGAgctgggggcagcgggggctgGCTGCGGAGCGAGGTGTGGGGATGCCGGGCTGTGGGATGGCGCTGCCTCTGCTCCGCAGCCGTTCCCTCCAGGGTTGGAGGCTCACGTGGGGAACGCCGGTTCAGGACTTGCTCACGCTGTGTTGGCCATTGCGGCTGGAAGGGGTGATGCTGAAAGGCGGGTTGAGCctcccagagctctgccagccctgtgTCCGGCTGTAGCTGGGGTGCCAGTGGATTCCTTGCCGAGCAAGAGCGCGACTGCTGATTGTACATCGAAAGAAGCTGTGATCCTCTCAAAGCAGAGCCTGCATCCTGCTAGGAAGGAGCCCTTGTGCATCAGTATATCGGTCACCAAGACCGAGAAGGGGTGCAGGAAGGAGAAGCTCCCTCCCTCCAGTTCGAGTGAAGACCCCCTCCCGGGGAGGTTgttttttctccaggctgagcagaatGCCACCCACGCACCACAGCCACTGCGGGAATGTACCCAAGAGAAGCCAGGAGAAGGAGTGCAGAACGAGGATGAGGATGCTTTGGAATCTGACAAATCGTGTGTCAGGACCAACGTCTCTCCGGAGCCATCAGCCCTTTCCGTTCCCCCTCCAGAAGGTGCTTTGCAAGCACTTGATGCTTCCTGCTTGAAACGGCAGGTCTCGCATGACTTTTTGGAGACCAGGTTTAAAATCCAGCAGCTTCTGGAGCCTCAGCAGTATATGGCTTTCCTGCCTCACCACATCATAGTGAAGATCTTCGGCTTGCTGCCTACGAGGAGCCTGGTGGCCCTAAAATGTACTTGCTACTACTTCAAGTTCATCATTGAGTACTACAACATCAGGCCGGCAGACTCACGTTGGGTCCGTGACCCCCGCTACCGAGAAGATCCCTGCAAGCAGTGCAAGAAGAAGTACGTGAAGGGGGACGTGTCGCTGTGCCGCTGGCACCCCAAACCTTACTGCCAAGCTTTACCCTACGGGCCTGGGTACTGGATGTGCTGTCACAGGTCCCAGAAGGGCATCCCGGGCTGTAAGTTGGGTCTCCATGACAATCACTGGGTTCCTGCCTGCCACAGCTTTAACCGTGCTCTCCATAAGAAGACCAGAGGAGCGGGAGCCGAAGGAGAAGAGGAATATTAG
- the FBXO34 gene encoding F-box only protein 34 (The RefSeq protein has 6 substitutions, 1 non-frameshifting indel compared to this genomic sequence) has translation MKSSCRAGLHREPLNSASSTFHQVKRVSGMHLKPYLKLQRKERSPEVSQDSLRGPPMSQRSTQDKYANNCTKLSVFPTPPLVTPSRKLLGIIYPNTMCNMNGKGPADGLSAREKKNVLSATIHQGGEGEGPLDVWAVVKPGNTKEKIAFFAAQQCSGNNRLGSMKLKSTWDMDGRTVKRRKKTVDLKKAKIQLERMREANARCSQPEPFVCGIEHCSVHYVNDSGEGVFPGRSLSVIEMVAFLEQRASALLVDCAKTCTSASTARLSAPSKGALPSSDPFSAAGPCEVHERGTCGSSEQQQSEPVRVLDMVAKLESECLRRQSERDGGSLSRNNSFRRNVGRVLLASSTQPGAEPGRASASSVGRGEELGAAGAGYGARCGDAGLWDGAASAPQPFPPGLEAHVGNAGSGLAHAVLAIAAGRGDAERRVEPPRALPALCPAVAGVPVDSLPSKSATADCTSKEAVILSKQSLHPARKEPLCISISVTKTEKGCRKEKLPPSSSSEDPLPGRLFFLQAEQNATHAPQPLQECTQEKPGGVQNEDEDALESDKSCVRTNVSPEPSALSVPSPEGALQALDASCLKRQVSHDFLETRFKIQQLLEPQQYMAFLPHHIIVKIFGLLPTRSLVALKCTCYYFKFIIEYYNIRPADSRWVRDPRYREDPCKQCKKKYVKGDVSLCRWHPKPYCQALPYGPGYWMCCHRSQKGIPGCKLGLHDNHWVPACHSFNRALHKKTRGAGAEGEEEY, from the coding sequence gGTTTCTGGTATGCACTTAAAGCCATATCTCAAGTTACAGAGGAAAGAGCGATCTCCGGAAGTAAGCCAGGACTCTCTGAGAGGCCCACCTATGAGCCAGAGGTCAACACAAGACAAATACGCCAACAACTGCACCAAACTGAGCGTTTTCCCAACACCCCCCCTCGTGACTCCATCTCGAAAGCTCCTGGGAATTATTTATCCAAATACTATGTGCAATATGAATGGGAAAGGTCCGGCAGATGGTCTGAGTGCCAGGGAGAAGAAGAACGTCCTGTCGGCCACGATCCATCAGGGAGAAGAAGGGGAAGGGCCTCTGGATGTGTGGGCTGTGGTGAAGCCTGGCAATACGAAGGAGAAGATCGCTTTCtttgcagcccagcagtgcagcGGCAACAACCGGCTGGGCTCCATGAAGCTCAAAAGCACGTGGGACATCGATGGGAGAACAGTGAAACGACGGAAAAAAACGGTAGATCTGAAAAAAGCCAAGATCCAGTTGGAAAGAATGAGGGAGGCGAACGCTAGGTGCTCCCAGCCGGAGCCTTTCGTGTGCGGCATCGAGCACTGCTCCGTGCATTACGTCAATGACAGTGGTGAGGGGGTGTTCCCGGGCCGGTCCCTCTCCGTGATAGAGATGGTTGCGTTTCTGGAGCAGCGAGCAAGTGCTTTACTGGTAGACTGTGCTAAAACTTGCACGTCCGCCTCCACCGCGAGGCTGAGCGCTCCGTCTAAAGGTGCTCTTCCCAGCTCTGACCCTTTCTCCGCTGCCGGGCCGTGTGAGGTGCATGAAAGGGGAACCTgtggcagcagtgagcagcagcagagtgagCCGGTGCGCGTCCTGGACATGGTGGCCAAGCTGGAGTCGGAGTGCCTGCGGCGGCAGAGCGAGCGGGATGGAGGCAGCCTCTCACGCAACAACAGCTTCCGCAGGAACGTGGGGCGGGTGCTTCTGGCCAGCAGCACGCAGCCtggtgctgagcctggcagagCCTCTGCGGGCAGCGTGGGCCGGGGTGAGGAgctgggggcagcgggggctgGCTGCGGAGCGAGGTGTGGGGATGCCGGGCTGTGGGATGGCGCTGCCTCTGCTCCGCAGCCGTTCCCTCCAGGGTTGGAGGCTCACGTGGGGAACGCCGGTTCAGGACTTGCTCACGCTGTGTTGGCCATTGCGGCTGGAAGGGGTGATGCTGAAAGGCGGGTTGAGCctcccagagctctgccagccctgtgTCCGGCTGTAGCTGGGGTGCCAGTGGATTCCTTGCCGAGCAAGAGCGCGACTGCTGATTGTACATCGAAAGAAGCTGTGATCCTCTCAAAGCAGAGCCTGCATCCTGCTAGGAAGGAGCCCTTGTGCATCAGTATATCGGTCACCAAGACCGAGAAGGGGTGCAGGAAGGAGAAGCTCCCTCCCTCCAGTTCGAGTGAAGACCCCCTCCCGGGGAGGTTgttttttctccaggctgagcagaatGCCACCCACGCACCACAGCCACTGCGGGAATGTACCCAAGAGAAGCCAGGAGAAGGAGTGCAGAACGAGGATGAGGATGCTTTGGAATCTGACAAATCGTGTGTCAGGACCAACGTCTCTCCGGAGCCATCAGCCCTTTCCGTTCCCCCTCCAGAAGGTGCTTTGCAAGCACTTGATGCTTCCTGCTTGAAACGGCAGGTCTCGCATGACTTTTTGGAGACCAGGTTTAAAATCCAGCAGCTTCTGGAGCCTCAGCAGTATATGGCTTTCCTGCCTCACCACATCATAGTGAAGATCTTCGGCTTGCTGCCTACGAGGAGCCTGGTGGCCCTAAAATGTACTTGCTACTACTTCAAGTTCATCATTGAGTACTACAACATCAGGCCGGCAGACTCACGTTGGGTCCGTGACCCCCGCTACCGAGAAGATCCCTGCAAGCAGTGCAAGAAGAAGTACGTGAAGGGGGACGTGTCGCTGTGCCGCTGGCACCCCAAACCTTACTGCCAAGCTTTACCCTACGGGCCTGGGTACTGGATGTGCTGTCACAGGTCCCAGAAGGGCATCCCGGGCTGTAAGTTGGGTCTCCATGACAATCACTGGGTTCCTGCCTGCCACAGCTTTAACCGTGCTCTCCATAAGAAGACCAGAGGAGCGGGAGCCGAAGGAGAAGAGGAATATTAG
- the FBXO34 gene encoding F-box only protein 34 isoform X3 — protein MHLKPYLKLQRKERSPEVSQDSLRGPPMSQRSTQDKYANNCTKLSVFPTPPLVTPSRKLLGIIYPNTMCNMNGKGPADGLSAREKKNVLSATIHQGEEGEGPLDVWAVVKPGNTKEKIAFFAAQQCSGNNRLGSMKLKSTWDIDGRTVKRRKKTVDLKKAKIQLERMREANARCSQPEPFVCGIEHCSVHYVNDSGEGVFPGRSLSVIEMVAFLEQRASALLVDCAKTCTSASTARLSAPSKGALPSSDPFSAAGPCEVHERGTCGSSEQQQSEPVRVLDMVAKLESECLRRQSERDGGSLSRNNSFRRNVGRVLLASSTQPGAEPGRASAGSVGRGEELGAAGAGCGARCGDAGLWDGAASAPQPFPPGLEAHVGNAGSGLAHAVLAIAAGRGDAERRVEPPRALPALCPAVAGVPVDSLPSKSATADCTSKEAVILSKQSLHPARKEPLCISISVTKTEKGCRKEKLPPSSSSEDPLPGRLFFLQAEQNATHAPQPLRECTQEKPGEGVQNEDEDALESDKSCVRTNVSPEPSALSVPPPEGALQALDASCLKRQVSHDFLETRFKIQQLLEPQQYMAFLPHHIIVKIFGLLPTRSLVALKCTCYYFKFIIEYYNIRPADSRWVRDPRYREDPCKQCKKKYVKGDVSLCRWHPKPYCQALPYGPGYWMCCHRSQKGIPGCKLGLHDNHWVPACHSFNRALHKKTRGAGAEGEEEY, from the coding sequence ATGCACTTAAAGCCATATCTCAAGTTACAGAGGAAAGAGCGATCTCCGGAAGTAAGCCAGGACTCTCTGAGAGGCCCACCTATGAGCCAGAGGTCAACACAAGACAAATACGCCAACAACTGCACCAAACTGAGCGTTTTCCCAACACCCCCCCTCGTGACTCCATCTCGAAAGCTCCTGGGAATTATTTATCCAAATACTATGTGCAATATGAATGGGAAAGGTCCGGCAGATGGTCTGAGTGCCAGGGAGAAGAAGAACGTCCTGTCGGCCACGATCCATCAGGGAGAAGAAGGGGAAGGGCCTCTGGATGTGTGGGCTGTGGTGAAGCCTGGCAATACGAAGGAGAAGATCGCTTTCtttgcagcccagcagtgcagcGGCAACAACCGGCTGGGCTCCATGAAGCTCAAAAGCACGTGGGACATCGATGGGAGAACAGTGAAACGACGGAAAAAAACGGTAGATCTGAAAAAAGCCAAGATCCAGTTGGAAAGAATGAGGGAGGCGAACGCTAGGTGCTCCCAGCCGGAGCCTTTCGTGTGCGGCATCGAGCACTGCTCCGTGCATTACGTCAATGACAGTGGTGAGGGGGTGTTCCCGGGCCGGTCCCTCTCCGTGATAGAGATGGTTGCGTTTCTGGAGCAGCGAGCAAGTGCTTTACTGGTAGACTGTGCTAAAACTTGCACGTCCGCCTCCACCGCGAGGCTGAGCGCTCCGTCTAAAGGTGCTCTTCCCAGCTCTGACCCTTTCTCCGCTGCCGGGCCGTGTGAGGTGCATGAAAGGGGAACCTgtggcagcagtgagcagcagcagagtgagCCGGTGCGCGTCCTGGACATGGTGGCCAAGCTGGAGTCGGAGTGCCTGCGGCGGCAGAGCGAGCGGGATGGAGGCAGCCTCTCACGCAACAACAGCTTCCGCAGGAACGTGGGGCGGGTGCTTCTGGCCAGCAGCACGCAGCCtggtgctgagcctggcagagCCTCTGCGGGCAGCGTGGGCCGGGGTGAGGAgctgggggcagcgggggctgGCTGCGGAGCGAGGTGTGGGGATGCCGGGCTGTGGGATGGCGCTGCCTCTGCTCCGCAGCCGTTCCCTCCAGGGTTGGAGGCTCACGTGGGGAACGCCGGTTCAGGACTTGCTCACGCTGTGTTGGCCATTGCGGCTGGAAGGGGTGATGCTGAAAGGCGGGTTGAGCctcccagagctctgccagccctgtgTCCGGCTGTAGCTGGGGTGCCAGTGGATTCCTTGCCGAGCAAGAGCGCGACTGCTGATTGTACATCGAAAGAAGCTGTGATCCTCTCAAAGCAGAGCCTGCATCCTGCTAGGAAGGAGCCCTTGTGCATCAGTATATCGGTCACCAAGACCGAGAAGGGGTGCAGGAAGGAGAAGCTCCCTCCCTCCAGTTCGAGTGAAGACCCCCTCCCGGGGAGGTTgttttttctccaggctgagcagaatGCCACCCACGCACCACAGCCACTGCGGGAATGTACCCAAGAGAAGCCAGGAGAAGGAGTGCAGAACGAGGATGAGGATGCTTTGGAATCTGACAAATCGTGTGTCAGGACCAACGTCTCTCCGGAGCCATCAGCCCTTTCCGTTCCCCCTCCAGAAGGTGCTTTGCAAGCACTTGATGCTTCCTGCTTGAAACGGCAGGTCTCGCATGACTTTTTGGAGACCAGGTTTAAAATCCAGCAGCTTCTGGAGCCTCAGCAGTATATGGCTTTCCTGCCTCACCACATCATAGTGAAGATCTTCGGCTTGCTGCCTACGAGGAGCCTGGTGGCCCTAAAATGTACTTGCTACTACTTCAAGTTCATCATTGAGTACTACAACATCAGGCCGGCAGACTCACGTTGGGTCCGTGACCCCCGCTACCGAGAAGATCCCTGCAAGCAGTGCAAGAAGAAGTACGTGAAGGGGGACGTGTCGCTGTGCCGCTGGCACCCCAAACCTTACTGCCAAGCTTTACCCTACGGGCCTGGGTACTGGATGTGCTGTCACAGGTCCCAGAAGGGCATCCCGGGCTGTAAGTTGGGTCTCCATGACAATCACTGGGTTCCTGCCTGCCACAGCTTTAACCGTGCTCTCCATAAGAAGACCAGAGGAGCGGGAGCCGAAGGAGAAGAGGAATATTAG
- the FBXO34 gene encoding F-box only protein 34 isoform X1, translating into MKSSCRAGLHREPLNSASSTFHQVKRVSGMHLKPYLKLQRKERSPEVSQDSLRGPPMSQRSTQDKYANNCTKLSVFPTPPLVTPSRKLLGIIYPNTMCNMNGKGPADGLSAREKKNVLSATIHQGEEGEGPLDVWAVVKPGNTKEKIAFFAAQQCSGNNRLGSMKLKSTWDIDGRTVKRRKKTVDLKKAKIQLERMREANARCSQPEPFVCGIEHCSVHYVNDSGEGVFPGRSLSVIEMVAFLEQRASALLVDCAKTCTSASTARLSAPSKGALPSSDPFSAAGPCEVHERGTCGSSEQQQSEPVRVLDMVAKLESECLRRQSERDGGSLSRNNSFRRNVGRVLLASSTQPGAEPGRASAGSVGRGEELGAAGAGCGARCGDAGLWDGAASAPQPFPPGLEAHVGNAGSGLAHAVLAIAAGRGDAERRVEPPRALPALCPAVAGVPVDSLPSKSATADCTSKEAVILSKQSLHPARKEPLCISISVTKTEKGCRKEKLPPSSSSEDPLPGRLFFLQAEQNATHAPQPLRECTQEKPGEGVQNEDEDALESDKSCVRTNVSPEPSALSVPPPEGALQALDASCLKRQVSHDFLETRFKIQQLLEPQQYMAFLPHHIIVKIFGLLPTRSLVALKCTCYYFKFIIEYYNIRPADSRWVRDPRYREDPCKQCKKKYVKGDVSLCRWHPKPYCQALPYGPGYWMCCHRSQKGIPGCKLGLHDNHWVPACHSFNRALHKKTRGAGAEGEEEY; encoded by the coding sequence gGTTTCTGGTATGCACTTAAAGCCATATCTCAAGTTACAGAGGAAAGAGCGATCTCCGGAAGTAAGCCAGGACTCTCTGAGAGGCCCACCTATGAGCCAGAGGTCAACACAAGACAAATACGCCAACAACTGCACCAAACTGAGCGTTTTCCCAACACCCCCCCTCGTGACTCCATCTCGAAAGCTCCTGGGAATTATTTATCCAAATACTATGTGCAATATGAATGGGAAAGGTCCGGCAGATGGTCTGAGTGCCAGGGAGAAGAAGAACGTCCTGTCGGCCACGATCCATCAGGGAGAAGAAGGGGAAGGGCCTCTGGATGTGTGGGCTGTGGTGAAGCCTGGCAATACGAAGGAGAAGATCGCTTTCtttgcagcccagcagtgcagcGGCAACAACCGGCTGGGCTCCATGAAGCTCAAAAGCACGTGGGACATCGATGGGAGAACAGTGAAACGACGGAAAAAAACGGTAGATCTGAAAAAAGCCAAGATCCAGTTGGAAAGAATGAGGGAGGCGAACGCTAGGTGCTCCCAGCCGGAGCCTTTCGTGTGCGGCATCGAGCACTGCTCCGTGCATTACGTCAATGACAGTGGTGAGGGGGTGTTCCCGGGCCGGTCCCTCTCCGTGATAGAGATGGTTGCGTTTCTGGAGCAGCGAGCAAGTGCTTTACTGGTAGACTGTGCTAAAACTTGCACGTCCGCCTCCACCGCGAGGCTGAGCGCTCCGTCTAAAGGTGCTCTTCCCAGCTCTGACCCTTTCTCCGCTGCCGGGCCGTGTGAGGTGCATGAAAGGGGAACCTgtggcagcagtgagcagcagcagagtgagCCGGTGCGCGTCCTGGACATGGTGGCCAAGCTGGAGTCGGAGTGCCTGCGGCGGCAGAGCGAGCGGGATGGAGGCAGCCTCTCACGCAACAACAGCTTCCGCAGGAACGTGGGGCGGGTGCTTCTGGCCAGCAGCACGCAGCCtggtgctgagcctggcagagCCTCTGCGGGCAGCGTGGGCCGGGGTGAGGAgctgggggcagcgggggctgGCTGCGGAGCGAGGTGTGGGGATGCCGGGCTGTGGGATGGCGCTGCCTCTGCTCCGCAGCCGTTCCCTCCAGGGTTGGAGGCTCACGTGGGGAACGCCGGTTCAGGACTTGCTCACGCTGTGTTGGCCATTGCGGCTGGAAGGGGTGATGCTGAAAGGCGGGTTGAGCctcccagagctctgccagccctgtgTCCGGCTGTAGCTGGGGTGCCAGTGGATTCCTTGCCGAGCAAGAGCGCGACTGCTGATTGTACATCGAAAGAAGCTGTGATCCTCTCAAAGCAGAGCCTGCATCCTGCTAGGAAGGAGCCCTTGTGCATCAGTATATCGGTCACCAAGACCGAGAAGGGGTGCAGGAAGGAGAAGCTCCCTCCCTCCAGTTCGAGTGAAGACCCCCTCCCGGGGAGGTTgttttttctccaggctgagcagaatGCCACCCACGCACCACAGCCACTGCGGGAATGTACCCAAGAGAAGCCAGGAGAAGGAGTGCAGAACGAGGATGAGGATGCTTTGGAATCTGACAAATCGTGTGTCAGGACCAACGTCTCTCCGGAGCCATCAGCCCTTTCCGTTCCCCCTCCAGAAGGTGCTTTGCAAGCACTTGATGCTTCCTGCTTGAAACGGCAGGTCTCGCATGACTTTTTGGAGACCAGGTTTAAAATCCAGCAGCTTCTGGAGCCTCAGCAGTATATGGCTTTCCTGCCTCACCACATCATAGTGAAGATCTTCGGCTTGCTGCCTACGAGGAGCCTGGTGGCCCTAAAATGTACTTGCTACTACTTCAAGTTCATCATTGAGTACTACAACATCAGGCCGGCAGACTCACGTTGGGTCCGTGACCCCCGCTACCGAGAAGATCCCTGCAAGCAGTGCAAGAAGAAGTACGTGAAGGGGGACGTGTCGCTGTGCCGCTGGCACCCCAAACCTTACTGCCAAGCTTTACCCTACGGGCCTGGGTACTGGATGTGCTGTCACAGGTCCCAGAAGGGCATCCCGGGCTGTAAGTTGGGTCTCCATGACAATCACTGGGTTCCTGCCTGCCACAGCTTTAACCGTGCTCTCCATAAGAAGACCAGAGGAGCGGGAGCCGAAGGAGAAGAGGAATATTAG